The proteins below are encoded in one region of Sphingobium yanoikuyae:
- a CDS encoding pyridoxal phosphate-dependent aminotransferase yields METTTPTEFEQELLDRGYSRRQLAKVTALLGAGAVAMRTVGAAAQQAAKPVEGAVRIGANECWTGPFPVAAEAAFKLVTEGNRYEPDNEHEKLFAAVAQVEGIPADRIVAWPGSSDPLSRVAVAFASPTKGIVTADPTYEAIWRTGAWLGAKVTKVPLTKDNAHDVKAMLAADPNAGVYYICSPNNPTGTITPIGDIEWLAANKPKDSVLVVDEAYIHWTDTPRAAKLAATRDDVLVLRTFSKLFGMAGMRLGLTFAAPSLMEKMMRYDGGQVTAMLPMTAVACGTVSVAQADLIKARQAEMAANRDKAIAHLTKKGIKVLPGSMANMFMVDWGKPAKDMQAALLTQKVQIGRNWPIWPNVSRISVGSASEMDAFCKAVDAVWKA; encoded by the coding sequence ATGGAAACGACCACGCCAACGGAGTTTGAACAGGAGCTTCTGGACCGCGGCTATTCGCGCCGCCAGCTGGCCAAGGTGACCGCGCTGCTCGGCGCCGGTGCCGTCGCGATGCGCACCGTCGGTGCCGCCGCCCAGCAGGCCGCCAAGCCGGTCGAAGGCGCGGTCCGCATCGGCGCCAACGAATGCTGGACCGGCCCCTTCCCGGTCGCCGCCGAAGCCGCCTTCAAGCTGGTGACCGAAGGCAATCGCTACGAACCCGACAATGAGCATGAAAAGCTGTTCGCCGCCGTCGCGCAGGTGGAGGGCATTCCGGCCGACCGCATCGTCGCCTGGCCCGGCTCGTCCGATCCGCTGAGCCGCGTCGCCGTCGCCTTCGCCTCGCCGACCAAGGGCATCGTCACCGCCGACCCGACCTATGAAGCGATCTGGCGCACCGGCGCCTGGCTCGGTGCCAAGGTGACGAAGGTGCCGCTGACCAAGGACAATGCCCATGACGTGAAGGCGATGCTGGCGGCCGATCCCAATGCCGGCGTCTATTATATCTGCTCGCCCAACAACCCGACCGGCACGATCACGCCGATCGGCGACATCGAATGGCTGGCCGCCAACAAGCCCAAGGATTCGGTGCTGGTGGTCGACGAAGCCTATATCCACTGGACCGACACGCCGCGCGCCGCCAAGCTCGCCGCCACCCGCGACGACGTGCTGGTGCTGCGCACCTTCTCGAAGCTGTTCGGCATGGCCGGCATGCGCCTCGGCCTCACCTTCGCCGCGCCCTCGCTGATGGAAAAGATGATGCGCTATGACGGTGGCCAGGTCACCGCCATGCTGCCGATGACGGCCGTTGCCTGCGGCACCGTCTCGGTCGCCCAGGCCGATCTCATCAAGGCGCGTCAGGCCGAAATGGCGGCCAACCGTGACAAGGCGATCGCCCATCTGACCAAGAAGGGGATCAAGGTGCTGCCGGGCAGCATGGCGAACATGTTCATGGTCGACTGGGGCAAACCCGCCAAGGACATGCAGGCCGCCCTGCTGACGCAGAAGGTGCAGATCGGCCGCAACTGGCCGATCTGGCCCAATGTCTCGCGCATCTCGGTTGGCTCGGCCAGCGAGATGGACGCCTTCTGCAAGGCCGTGGACGCGGTCTGGAAAGCCTGA
- the ptsP gene encoding phosphoenolpyruvate--protein phosphotransferase, with translation MPSTPAAAARQILVRLQEVMAARTSAQAKLNKVVEIIGESLSSEVCSIYLVREGVLELFATRGLKQEAVHVTRMAKGEGLVGLIATNVEPLNLDEAAAHPDFSYRPETGEELFHSFAGVPIVRRERALGVLCVQHVEPRKYEEVEIEALQTVAMVLSELIANAELADDGPTDARVQETGSNIMTGLQLVMGMARGHVVFHQPRVHIEHTVAEDTEAERQRVISAFAKMREQIDRMTGTADFGTEGEHQEVLETYKMFAYDEGWIRRINEAIDSGLTAEAAIERVQQRTRMRMRQIDDPLLQDRMHDLEDMANRLLRIVSGQLGTAAQLGLRQDAILIARNLGPAELLEYDRRRLKGVILEEGSLTAHVTIVARAMGVPVLGRVRDIRHRVNEGDLILMDVAENALLIRPTPDMEEAFETKLHITQKRRAEFAALRDLPSVTQDGARIELMVNAGLREDAQALDMVGADGIGLFRTEFQFLVSATLPQREKQQRLYKDVLDAAGDRPVIFRTVDIGGDKALPYMTREDDEHEDNPAMGWRAIRLALDRDGLMKAQARALLEASAGKVLNIMFPMVSEPWEFEEARTLVEHQRQWLIGQKKKLPVAVRYGAMLEVPALAEVLDLLLPQLDFLSIGTNDLTQFLFAADRAHPKLAERYDWLSLAILRFLDRVVRICEIYKVPVGVCGEMGGRTLEAMALIGLGVRRLSITPASVGPVKAMIRAIDAAELQALMRDLLDSGASDLRAQLTSWAEQRNIELA, from the coding sequence ATGCCCAGTACGCCCGCCGCCGCCGCCCGCCAGATCCTCGTCCGCTTGCAGGAGGTGATGGCGGCGCGCACCAGCGCGCAGGCCAAGCTGAACAAGGTGGTGGAGATCATCGGCGAATCGCTGTCGAGCGAGGTCTGCTCCATCTATCTGGTGCGCGAGGGCGTGCTGGAACTGTTCGCGACCCGCGGCCTGAAGCAGGAGGCGGTGCATGTCACCCGCATGGCCAAGGGCGAGGGGCTGGTCGGGCTGATCGCCACCAATGTCGAGCCGCTGAACCTGGACGAGGCCGCCGCCCATCCCGACTTTTCCTATCGCCCGGAAACCGGCGAGGAACTGTTCCACAGCTTTGCCGGTGTGCCGATCGTGCGGCGCGAGCGGGCGCTGGGCGTGCTGTGCGTGCAGCATGTCGAGCCGCGCAAATATGAAGAGGTGGAGATCGAGGCGCTGCAGACGGTCGCCATGGTGCTGTCCGAGCTGATTGCCAATGCCGAACTGGCCGATGACGGCCCGACCGATGCGCGGGTGCAGGAAACCGGATCGAACATCATGACCGGCCTGCAACTGGTGATGGGCATGGCGCGGGGCCATGTCGTCTTCCACCAGCCGCGCGTCCATATCGAGCATACCGTCGCCGAGGATACGGAAGCCGAGCGGCAGCGGGTCATTTCCGCCTTTGCCAAGATGCGCGAACAGATCGACCGGATGACCGGCACGGCCGATTTCGGGACCGAGGGCGAGCATCAGGAGGTGCTCGAAACCTACAAGATGTTCGCCTATGACGAGGGCTGGATCCGCCGCATCAACGAGGCGATCGACAGCGGCCTGACCGCCGAGGCGGCGATCGAGCGGGTGCAGCAGCGCACCCGGATGCGGATGCGCCAGATCGACGATCCGCTGTTGCAGGACCGGATGCACGATCTGGAGGACATGGCCAACCGGCTGCTGCGCATCGTGTCCGGGCAACTGGGGACGGCAGCGCAACTGGGGCTGCGGCAGGACGCGATCCTGATCGCGCGCAACCTGGGGCCGGCGGAGCTGCTGGAATATGACCGGCGGCGGCTGAAGGGCGTGATCCTGGAGGAGGGGTCGCTGACCGCCCATGTCACCATCGTCGCCCGCGCCATGGGTGTGCCGGTGCTGGGCCGGGTGCGCGACATTCGCCACCGGGTCAATGAAGGCGACCTGATCCTGATGGATGTCGCCGAAAATGCGCTGCTGATCCGGCCGACGCCCGACATGGAGGAGGCGTTCGAGACCAAGCTGCACATCACGCAGAAGCGGCGGGCGGAATTTGCCGCGCTGCGCGACCTGCCGTCGGTGACGCAGGATGGGGCGCGGATCGAGCTGATGGTGAATGCCGGCCTGCGCGAGGATGCGCAGGCGCTGGACATGGTCGGCGCCGACGGCATCGGCCTGTTCCGCACCGAATTCCAGTTCCTGGTGTCGGCGACGCTGCCGCAGCGCGAGAAGCAGCAGCGGCTCTACAAGGATGTGCTGGACGCGGCCGGCGACCGGCCCGTCATTTTCCGCACCGTCGACATCGGCGGTGACAAGGCGCTGCCCTATATGACGCGCGAGGATGACGAGCATGAGGATAATCCGGCCATGGGCTGGCGCGCGATCCGGCTGGCGCTGGACCGCGACGGCCTGATGAAGGCGCAGGCGCGCGCCTTGCTGGAGGCAAGCGCGGGCAAGGTGCTGAACATCATGTTCCCGATGGTGTCGGAACCCTGGGAGTTTGAGGAGGCGCGCACGCTGGTCGAGCATCAGCGGCAATGGCTGATCGGGCAGAAGAAGAAGCTGCCGGTGGCGGTGCGCTATGGCGCGATGCTGGAGGTGCCGGCGCTGGCCGAGGTGCTGGACCTGCTGTTGCCGCAGCTCGATTTCCTGTCGATCGGCACCAACGACCTGACCCAGTTCCTGTTCGCCGCCGACCGTGCCCATCCCAAGCTGGCGGAGCGTTATGACTGGCTGAGCCTGGCGATCCTGCGTTTCCTGGATCGGGTGGTGCGGATCTGCGAGATCTACAAGGTGCCAGTCGGCGTCTGTGGCGAAATGGGCGGACGCACGCTGGAGGCGATGGCGCTGATTGGCCTGGGTGTGCGGCGACTGTCGATCACGCCGGCGTCGGTCGGGCCGGTCAAGGCGATGATCCGCGCGATCGATGCGGCCGAATTGCAGGCGCTGATGCGCGATCTGCTGGACAGCGGGGCGAGCGATCTGCGCGCGCAACTGACCAGTTGGGCCGAGCAGCGGAACATCGAGCTGGCCTGA
- a CDS encoding helix-turn-helix domain-containing protein: MADEPEFEPVADDATAAQPSTPGAKLRAAREAQGLSVQDIATRTRIAQRQLEAIERDDYGALPGIPYAVGFARAYARAIDLDEVAIAADVRNAVHNSDMGATRYEAFEPADPARVPSRTLAWTAAVIGIIVIAGFTIWRTQLLTPPTGEEIAEQQAEMPAAAPKAGVQAPIAAPVTGPVVFTANDDVWMRIVDEAGERLKDGLLKKGESFTLPAGARNPTILTGRPQALDVTVGGKAIPPLGAADRTIADVPVSAEALLARAAAPAGAPAPAGQPARAPTTPAGGQGSVPTPASPPPPTAAPQPSAGN, from the coding sequence ATGGCAGACGAACCCGAATTCGAACCCGTCGCGGACGACGCGACGGCAGCGCAGCCCAGCACCCCCGGCGCCAAGTTGCGCGCCGCGCGCGAGGCGCAGGGGCTGTCGGTGCAGGATATCGCCACCCGGACGCGCATCGCCCAGCGCCAGCTGGAGGCGATCGAGCGGGACGATTATGGCGCCTTGCCGGGCATTCCCTATGCGGTGGGTTTCGCCCGCGCCTATGCCCGCGCGATCGATCTGGACGAGGTGGCGATCGCCGCCGACGTGCGCAATGCCGTGCATAATTCCGACATGGGGGCGACCCGCTACGAAGCGTTCGAGCCGGCCGATCCGGCGCGGGTGCCGTCGCGCACCCTGGCCTGGACCGCGGCGGTGATCGGCATCATCGTGATTGCCGGCTTCACCATCTGGCGCACCCAGTTGCTGACCCCGCCGACCGGCGAGGAAATCGCCGAGCAGCAGGCAGAAATGCCCGCCGCCGCGCCCAAGGCCGGCGTGCAGGCGCCGATCGCGGCGCCCGTGACCGGGCCGGTGGTGTTCACCGCCAATGACGATGTGTGGATGCGCATCGTCGACGAGGCGGGCGAGCGGCTGAAGGACGGGCTGCTGAAGAAGGGCGAGAGCTTCACCCTGCCGGCCGGCGCGCGCAATCCGACGATCCTGACCGGTCGCCCGCAGGCGCTGGACGTGACCGTGGGTGGCAAGGCGATCCCGCCGCTGGGCGCGGCCGATCGCACCATCGCCGACGTTCCGGTCAGTGCCGAGGCGCTGTTGGCACGGGCCGCCGCACCGGCAGGTGCTCCGGCACCGGCAGGCCAGCCGGCGCGCGCACCGACGACGCCCGCAGGCGGGCAGGGGAGTGTGCCGACGCCGGCTTCGCCACCGCCGCCGACCGCCGCGCCGCAGCCCAGCGCGGGCAACTGA
- the tilS gene encoding tRNA lysidine(34) synthetase TilS, which translates to MPELAPSHRPDALRLAVRALVDGEETARFGIAVSGGPDSMALLDLAVQAWPGRVAAATLDHGLRAESAAEAAMVARWCAERRVPHATLAPETEVSGNIQDWARRQRYAQLEAWRAGAGLDWILTAHHADDQLETLLMRLNRGSGVGGLAGVRARAGRVLRPLLTVRKAQLQAHADQAGLPYVLDPSNADPRFDRAALRKRLDGVDWIDAEAAARSAAALAEAEAALIWTVAGLAATHIHPSTDAWVLDRTDLPRELLRRLLIEMLCSADPEIVLPRGEALDRAIAAARAGRQASLGDWLLRGGAVWTLSPAPPRR; encoded by the coding sequence GTGCCGGAGCTGGCACCTTCCCATCGCCCCGATGCGCTGCGGCTGGCCGTGCGCGCGCTGGTGGACGGGGAGGAGACGGCCCGGTTCGGCATCGCGGTGTCGGGCGGGCCGGACAGCATGGCGCTGTTGGACCTGGCGGTGCAGGCCTGGCCCGGCCGGGTGGCGGCGGCGACGCTGGATCATGGATTGCGGGCTGAATCCGCGGCCGAGGCGGCGATGGTCGCGCGCTGGTGTGCGGAGCGGCGCGTCCCTCATGCGACCCTGGCGCCGGAGACGGAAGTGTCCGGCAATATCCAGGATTGGGCGCGGCGACAGCGTTATGCCCAGCTGGAGGCGTGGCGGGCCGGGGCCGGGCTGGACTGGATATTGACCGCCCATCATGCCGATGACCAGCTGGAAACCCTGCTGATGCGGCTCAACCGGGGATCGGGGGTCGGTGGCCTTGCCGGGGTGCGGGCACGGGCCGGCCGAGTGCTGCGGCCCTTGCTGACGGTGCGCAAGGCGCAGTTGCAGGCCCATGCCGACCAGGCCGGGCTACCCTATGTGCTGGACCCGTCCAATGCCGATCCGCGCTTCGACCGGGCGGCGCTGCGCAAGCGGCTGGATGGTGTCGACTGGATCGATGCCGAGGCGGCGGCGCGCAGCGCGGCGGCGCTGGCGGAGGCGGAGGCGGCGCTGATATGGACGGTGGCGGGGCTGGCGGCCACGCATATCCATCCATCGACCGACGCCTGGGTGCTGGACCGCACCGACCTGCCGCGCGAGCTTTTGCGCCGGCTGCTGATCGAGATGCTCTGTTCCGCCGACCCGGAGATCGTGCTGCCGCGCGGGGAGGCGCTGGACCGGGCGATTGCCGCTGCGCGAGCGGGGCGGCAGGCGAGTCTGGGCGACTGGCTGCTGCGCGGTGGCGCGGTATGGACCCTGTCGCCGGCACCGCCGCGACGCTGA
- the ftsH gene encoding ATP-dependent zinc metalloprotease FtsH: protein MNDEKDPQGNPWIKSAMIWAGVIIALLLFVSLFERPTTQAGSAIAYSEFRAKVQEGQVKDVAIAPDRITGTLSSGQGFSTVPVNDPKLTDLLDDYNVKYSGQAEQQPSFWQIMLYQSLPFLLILGIAFFVLRQMQKGGGAGGAMGFGKSKAKLLTEKHGKVTFDDVAGIDEAREELQEIVEFLKDPSKFARLGGKIPKGALLVGSPGTGKTLLARAIAGEAGVPFFTISGSDFVEMFVGVGASRVRDMFEQAKKNAPCIVFIDEIDAVGRHRGAGLGNGNDEREQTLNQLLVEMDGFEANEGIIIVAATNRPDVLDPALLRPGRFDRQVVVPRPDIEGREKILAVHMKKVPLAPDVNPRTIARGTPGFSGADLANLVNEAALMAARRGKRLVAMDEFEAAKDKVMMGSERRSMVMTDDEKKMTAYHEAGHAIVAVHEPASDPIHKATIIPRGRALGMVMRLPERDSYSYHRDKMHANMAVAMGGRVAEEIIFGYDKVSSGASGDIQYATKLARDMVTQWGMSDKLGPLQYEEQQGETFLGYSQSQRVHMSDETAKLIDKEIRGLVEQGYARAQELLKGHEDQLHLLANAMLEYETLSGEEIKALLEKGEITRDDGTTIKPSVIPAAGSSIPKTRKRKGPFGDPTPAGA from the coding sequence ATGAACGACGAAAAAGACCCACAGGGTAATCCCTGGATCAAGAGTGCGATGATTTGGGCAGGGGTCATCATCGCCCTGCTCCTGTTCGTTTCGCTGTTCGAGCGCCCGACCACCCAGGCCGGTAGCGCCATCGCCTATTCGGAATTCCGCGCCAAGGTGCAGGAAGGCCAGGTCAAGGATGTGGCGATCGCGCCCGACCGGATCACCGGCACCCTGTCGAGTGGCCAGGGTTTCAGCACGGTCCCGGTCAATGATCCCAAGCTGACCGACCTGCTGGACGATTATAATGTCAAATATTCGGGCCAGGCCGAACAGCAGCCCAGCTTCTGGCAGATCATGCTGTACCAGTCGCTGCCGTTCCTGCTGATCCTGGGCATCGCCTTCTTCGTGCTGCGCCAGATGCAGAAGGGCGGCGGCGCGGGCGGTGCGATGGGCTTTGGCAAGTCCAAGGCCAAGCTGCTGACCGAAAAGCACGGCAAGGTGACGTTCGATGACGTCGCCGGCATCGACGAAGCCCGCGAGGAACTGCAGGAAATCGTCGAATTCCTGAAGGATCCGAGCAAGTTCGCACGCCTTGGCGGCAAGATCCCCAAGGGTGCGCTGCTGGTCGGTTCGCCCGGCACCGGCAAGACGCTGTTGGCCCGCGCGATTGCGGGTGAAGCGGGCGTGCCCTTCTTTACCATTTCGGGTTCGGACTTTGTCGAAATGTTCGTCGGCGTGGGCGCGAGCCGCGTGCGCGACATGTTCGAGCAGGCCAAGAAGAATGCGCCGTGCATCGTCTTCATCGACGAAATCGACGCGGTCGGTCGCCATCGCGGCGCGGGCCTGGGCAATGGCAATGACGAGCGCGAGCAGACGCTGAACCAACTGCTGGTCGAGATGGACGGCTTCGAAGCCAATGAGGGCATCATCATCGTCGCGGCGACCAACCGCCCCGACGTGCTGGACCCTGCGCTGCTGCGTCCGGGCCGCTTCGACCGTCAGGTCGTTGTGCCCCGTCCCGACATCGAGGGCCGCGAGAAGATCCTGGCCGTCCACATGAAGAAGGTGCCGCTGGCACCCGACGTCAACCCGCGCACCATCGCGCGCGGCACGCCGGGCTTCTCCGGCGCTGACCTCGCCAACCTGGTCAACGAAGCCGCCCTGATGGCTGCGCGTCGCGGCAAGCGCCTGGTCGCCATGGACGAGTTCGAGGCGGCCAAGGACAAGGTCATGATGGGCAGCGAGCGCCGCTCGATGGTGATGACCGACGACGAGAAGAAGATGACCGCCTATCATGAGGCGGGCCATGCGATCGTCGCGGTTCATGAGCCGGCGTCCGACCCGATCCACAAGGCGACGATCATCCCGCGCGGCCGTGCGCTGGGCATGGTGATGCGCCTGCCGGAACGGGACAGCTACAGCTATCATCGTGACAAGATGCACGCGAACATGGCCGTGGCCATGGGTGGCCGCGTCGCCGAGGAAATCATCTTCGGTTACGACAAGGTGTCGTCGGGTGCGTCGGGCGATATCCAATATGCCACCAAGCTGGCGCGCGACATGGTCACCCAGTGGGGCATGTCCGACAAGCTGGGCCCGCTGCAATATGAAGAGCAGCAGGGCGAGACCTTCCTTGGCTATTCGCAGAGCCAGCGTGTCCATATGTCGGACGAGACGGCGAAGCTGATCGACAAAGAAATCCGGGGTCTGGTGGAGCAGGGCTATGCCCGTGCGCAGGAACTGCTCAAGGGCCATGAGGACCAGCTGCACCTGCTGGCCAACGCCATGCTGGAATATGAGACGCTCTCCGGCGAGGAGATCAAGGCGCTGCTGGAAAAGGGTGAGATCACCCGCGACGACGGCACCACGATCAAGCCGTCGGTGATCCCGGCGGCGGGGTCGTCCATCCCCAAGACGCGCAAGCGCAAGGGGCCGTTCGGCGATCCGACCCCCGCTGGCGCGTAA
- a CDS encoding family 43 glycosylhydrolase — protein MFLGLASTAGLAMPGLGEARASDSCASAPAWRHGAEGERLADLGNGRFLNPVLSGDRPDPNILKDGDDYWATFSSFDYFPAVVIWHSRDLVNWRPVGPALAAPLGSVWALDIAKHEGRYFIYIPVFNPTDPSFSAGPAIPCKIFVVHADRMEGPWSAPVDMDIKGYIDPGHAVGEDGKRYLFLNGGARVRISDDGLRRDGPIEQVYDGWPIPDDWIIEALALEGPKVLRRDGWFYLFSGQGGTAGPPTSHMVIVARSRSINGPWENCPHNPIVRTARAGEPWWSRGHGTAVEGPAGDWWLAYHGYENGYRTLGRQMLLEPLVWDADGWPRMTGGDLSAALPMPAAGREGGSGLALSGPFKPSDMGSRLAFFAPQKDYLDRAAFRDGALVLKAQGKGPAESSPLAFIAGDRSYEVSVDVELEGGAQAGLLLFYNPQYFVGLGSDVGALHNYKVGREQGYPPPGPAEGGRFSLRVVNDDNVASFYIRGAGKVWRKIISYEVSSYHHNLADGFLSLRPALFVSGAGQARFSNLLYRGRGSQGA, from the coding sequence ATGTTTCTGGGACTGGCTTCGACGGCGGGGCTGGCGATGCCGGGGCTGGGCGAGGCGAGGGCGTCGGATAGCTGTGCCTCTGCGCCGGCCTGGCGCCATGGCGCCGAGGGCGAGCGGCTGGCGGACCTTGGCAATGGCCGCTTTCTGAACCCGGTGCTGTCGGGGGATCGGCCCGATCCCAACATATTGAAGGATGGCGACGACTATTGGGCGACCTTTTCGTCCTTCGACTATTTCCCGGCGGTCGTGATCTGGCATTCGCGCGATCTGGTGAATTGGCGGCCGGTGGGGCCGGCGCTGGCCGCGCCGCTGGGTTCGGTCTGGGCGCTGGACATCGCCAAGCATGAAGGCCGCTATTTCATCTATATTCCGGTGTTCAATCCGACCGATCCCAGCTTTTCGGCGGGGCCGGCCATCCCCTGCAAGATTTTCGTCGTCCATGCCGACCGGATGGAAGGGCCATGGAGCGCCCCCGTCGACATGGACATCAAGGGCTATATCGACCCCGGCCATGCGGTGGGCGAGGACGGTAAACGCTATCTGTTCCTGAATGGCGGCGCGCGGGTGCGGATCAGCGATGACGGGCTGCGCCGGGACGGGCCGATCGAGCAGGTCTATGACGGGTGGCCGATCCCGGACGACTGGATCATCGAGGCGCTGGCGCTGGAAGGCCCCAAGGTGCTGCGCCGGGATGGCTGGTTCTACCTGTTTTCCGGGCAGGGCGGGACGGCCGGGCCGCCGACCAGCCATATGGTGATCGTCGCCCGGTCCCGATCGATCAACGGACCGTGGGAAAATTGTCCACATAACCCGATCGTGCGGACGGCGCGGGCGGGCGAACCCTGGTGGTCGCGTGGCCATGGCACGGCGGTGGAAGGGCCGGCGGGCGATTGGTGGCTCGCCTATCATGGCTATGAAAATGGCTATCGCACGCTGGGACGGCAGATGCTGCTGGAGCCTTTGGTCTGGGACGCGGATGGCTGGCCGCGCATGACCGGCGGCGATCTGTCGGCGGCGCTGCCCATGCCGGCGGCCGGGCGGGAGGGCGGATCGGGGCTTGCGCTGTCCGGCCCGTTCAAGCCCAGCGACATGGGGAGCCGGCTGGCCTTCTTTGCGCCGCAGAAGGATTATCTCGATCGTGCCGCTTTCAGGGATGGTGCGCTGGTGCTGAAGGCGCAGGGCAAGGGGCCGGCGGAGTCATCGCCCTTGGCCTTCATCGCCGGGGATCGTTCCTATGAGGTGAGTGTCGATGTCGAACTGGAGGGCGGCGCTCAGGCGGGGCTGCTGCTCTTCTACAATCCCCAATATTTTGTCGGCCTGGGGTCGGACGTGGGCGCGCTGCACAATTACAAGGTCGGGCGTGAGCAGGGCTATCCGCCGCCCGGACCGGCGGAAGGCGGCCGTTTTTCGCTGCGGGTCGTGAATGACGACAATGTCGCGAGTTTCTATATTCGCGGAGCCGGCAAGGTGTGGCGCAAGATCATTTCCTATGAAGTGTCGAGCTATCACCATAATCTGGCGGACGGCTTCCTGAGCCTGCGCCCGGCGCTGTTCGTATCGGGAGCCGGGCAGGCGCGCTTTTCCAATCTGCTCTATCGCGGGCGGGGCAGCCAGGGGGCATAG
- the guaB gene encoding IMP dehydrogenase encodes MDIRLGLTFDDVLLQPAESDVLPSQADTSTYVTKAIKLNIPILSSAMDTVTEADMAIVMAQLGGIGVLHRNLTVEEQADAVRAVKRFESGMVVNPITILPTATLADAQMLMQRHRISGIPVVEANGKLVGILTHRDTRFAENPGQPVSELMTKDNLATVKAGVGQDEAMRLLHARRIEKLLVVDDNYHCVGLITVKDIEKAVTYPQATKDASGRLRVAAASTVGDKGLERSKALIDAECDLIVIDTAHGHSKQVAVAVEAVKKLSNHVQVVAGNVATAEATKALIEAGADCVKVGIGPGSICTTRVVAGVGVPQLTAVMDSANEAHKHGVPVIADGGLRTSGDVAKALAAGAGCVMVGSLLAGTAEAPGETFLYQGRAYKSYRGMGSVGAMARGSADRYFQADIKDQMKLVPEGIEGQVPFKGPAKDVIHQLVGGVKAAMGYTGSRTIKDLQERARFVQITNAGLSESHVHDVTITREAPNYPTR; translated from the coding sequence ATGGACATCCGCCTTGGCCTCACCTTTGACGACGTGCTGTTGCAGCCCGCCGAATCCGATGTGCTGCCCAGCCAGGCGGACACGTCCACCTATGTGACCAAGGCGATCAAGCTGAACATCCCGATCCTGTCGTCGGCGATGGACACGGTGACCGAGGCCGACATGGCGATCGTCATGGCGCAGCTGGGCGGCATCGGCGTGCTGCACCGTAACCTGACGGTCGAGGAACAGGCCGATGCGGTCCGTGCGGTCAAGCGCTTCGAAAGCGGCATGGTCGTCAATCCCATCACCATCCTGCCGACCGCCACGCTCGCCGACGCGCAGATGCTGATGCAGCGCCACAGGATCAGCGGCATTCCGGTCGTCGAGGCGAACGGCAAGCTGGTCGGCATCCTGACCCATCGCGATACCCGCTTTGCCGAGAATCCCGGCCAGCCGGTCAGCGAGCTGATGACCAAGGACAATCTGGCGACGGTCAAGGCCGGTGTCGGCCAGGATGAGGCGATGCGCCTGCTGCATGCCCGCCGGATCGAGAAGCTGCTGGTGGTGGACGATAATTATCACTGCGTGGGCCTGATCACCGTCAAGGATATCGAGAAGGCCGTGACCTATCCGCAGGCGACCAAGGATGCGTCGGGCCGGCTGCGCGTCGCCGCGGCATCGACCGTGGGCGACAAGGGGCTGGAGCGCAGCAAGGCGCTGATCGACGCGGAATGCGATCTGATCGTCATCGACACCGCCCATGGCCACAGCAAGCAGGTTGCGGTCGCGGTGGAAGCGGTCAAGAAGCTGTCCAACCATGTCCAGGTCGTGGCCGGCAATGTCGCCACCGCCGAAGCGACCAAGGCGCTGATCGAGGCCGGCGCGGACTGCGTGAAGGTCGGCATCGGCCCCGGCTCCATCTGCACCACCCGCGTCGTTGCCGGCGTGGGCGTGCCGCAGCTGACCGCCGTCATGGATTCGGCCAATGAAGCGCACAAGCATGGCGTGCCGGTGATCGCCGACGGCGGTCTGCGCACGTCGGGTGACGTCGCCAAGGCGCTGGCCGCGGGCGCCGGCTGCGTCATGGTGGGCTCGCTGCTGGCGGGCACGGCCGAAGCGCCGGGCGAAACCTTCCTGTATCAGGGCCGCGCCTATAAGAGCTATCGCGGCATGGGCAGCGTCGGCGCGATGGCGCGCGGCAGCGCCGACCGCTATTTCCAGGCCGACATCAAGGACCAGATGAAGCTGGTGCCCGAGGGTATCGAAGGCCAGGTGCCGTTCAAGGGCCCGGCCAAGGATGTCATCCACCAGCTGGTTGGCGGCGTGAAGGCCGCGATGGGCTATACCGGCAGCCGCACCATCAAGGATCTGCAGGAGCGTGCCCGCTTCGTCCAGATCACCAATGCCGGCCTGTCGGAAAGCCATGTCCACGACGTGACGATCACGCGTGAGGCCCCCAACTATCCGACGCGCTAA